Part of the Limihaloglobus sulfuriphilus genome is shown below.
AAACCGGCCTTGTACGCGAGCCTTGCTGCCTGCACGTATTTGAGCTGAAGCCGGTCAAGGTAATCATCGCTCACGATGCAGCTGTCGTCAACCCTGCTGATTTTTTCGGTGCTCGGCTCCTGCTCCGGAACCAAAGAGTCACGATATGGATCCCGTTGCGGAATAAGAGGCCTTGCAGTGCCGTCCGGTTTACTGTATCTGCCCGAATGGGTGAGCTGGGCAACTATAACCGGTTTGTGATTCTCTCCCATACCTGACGCGGCGGTATCACGCATCTGCCTGACCATATCGGCGAAGGCATCCTTTGTTCCTTCATGCAGCCAAAGCTGGCGGGGGTTTGCCCTGCCCTCGGGGGTTACTGCTATGGCTTCTGCCCAGAGAAGCCCCGCTCCGCCGGCGGCAAACCTGTTGTATCTGCGATATGTAAGCGGACCGGGTGAGCCGTCCTCCAGCCCGTCTGCGCCTTCCATCGGGTTTACGGCCAGTGAGTTGGGGATTCTGAGATTTGCGGCCTGAACAGGCTCAGAGAGAATCGAAACATCTTCGATCGCCGCAATACCGGCACCCAGCCGGGCACAATCCTGCTCAAAGCTCTTGATATCTGATAATTTATATTTCCATACTTTTCTGGTAGTCATATTTGTTTCCGTAGTATTAGGCATTGAATAAAAGCATTTTCGCAAATGCCAGACTGTATATCACAAAACCGGCACAGAGTATGTATCCGCCGATTATATAGGATCGTGTTTTTTTTTGGCGTTTTATGATTATCCCGGTCAGAACATCTTCCGGGCTCTCATCTAGCCTTGAGGTTGTCCAACTGATGCCGAGTACATTTTTCCAGACCCATACGGCACTGGTAAGCACTACAGCCAAACCTGTTATAACACAAATCTGAGCAAAAAGGCTTGTATCTGCTATACGCCTTCCGGAAAAACCTGTAATCGTAAGCACCACACCTGCCAGACTCATCAAAACCTGGGCTCTGGTCTGCAAGACATTGAGCTGCCTCTCCAGAACTCCTACCGATTTGTACAGGTCTCCGCCGCACAATTCAAGGAGGTTTTTTGCCTCACGGGCCGCACTCTTTAAAACTTCAGTATCATTTTTCATTCTAAGTCCTCGCTGATTAAAACATTATTATATACAAAGCATGCCCCTATGTCCTTGCATATACGGCAGATTTTAATTTGCGTTTTCGGCAATTTTGTTGACTTTTGACATAAAATTATTTATAAGAACAAATTATGAAGTCAGATTATTTAAAAAACATAGCTTTCCCCGAATACGGAATACTAATACAAAGCCGCATAAAAAGACCTGATTATGGCGACAAACCTCACGCCCATAAATATTTAAGCATAATATACATAGTATCCGGCCATGGAACTCTTGAGAGGGACGGCTGCAGCCGCAATCTCAACCCGGATAATATTGTCATGCTGAATAAAGGCAGTATGCACACACTTACAGACAAGGCCGGAAAACCGATGACTGTTTTCTCTATGTATTTTGCCCCCGAGACTGCCGGAGTCGACAAAAAAATCGTTGATTATGTGTTCAGTTCGGAAGAGCCTCTGAATCTGCCGGTATATTATGCTGAGTTTGTTCGGAGAAACATAAGACAGATGCTACATGAACAGTCCAACCGGCCTCCCGGCTGCAAAATGGCAATCTGCCAGCTGTTCAACCTTACACTGTTGTGCATATACAGGGCTAAACTGATAATTTCCAAAAACGCCGACCTTCATTCCAACGCCGACAGCAACACACGGGTCATGGCTGCACTGGAACATACCTCAATAAACTCACACGAGCAGTTCTCGCTGAGCGACGCGGCAAGGCTGGCCAAAGTTTCACAGCGTCAGTTTACCAATATATGCCGCAAACTCACAGGCACCAGTTTTATTAAGTATTTAAACAGAAAACGATGCGAAAAAGCAAGGCAGCTTATCAGCACTACAGAAATGTCTGTTGCCTCTATTGCATTCGAAACAGGTTATGAAGACCTTTCAACTTTCTACAGAGCCTTTAAAAGCATATACGGAACAAGTCCTACGAAAATAAAACGTGATTTAACCCTTCAACAATATGATCTTAAGGTTACGGGGAACTGCACCCCTGCGAAAAAAAACAGCAGGGCCGAGCCGGCTGTTGTGTACAACATCTTTTGATTGTACTACGTAACCCATTGTGTATAATAGACTTATGTTTTGAGTTTTCAGTGATAATTATTGTAATTGTCAACCACTCATGAGACCGCTGAAAAACTCCAGATTTAGCCACATTTGCTCTTTCAAAAGTTCATAGAATTGATAGTTTGACAAAATATGCGGGACAGATGTAAGCCAATCAGGAAAAAACACCTACGCCATATTACCCAATTCGCTACCTAATTAATATAATCATTACCTAATTGCCATTTATCAGTTTTTTGCCATCTGGCCTGCTGGCCACGGCCAAGGCATTCTACCAAACCATTGACCTTAAACCGCTTCAAAACCTTTCGTATCATATCAATACTTACATCAGGGCAATCAAGCTGCAATTCGGAGACTGAAAATGGACCTATCTTATGTTCTATAGAGGATTTAATAATCGATGTTTTAGCTCCTTTTTCAGAAACTGTATGACCAACACTTTTTTCAAATTCTTTGCAGGCTAAATTAAAAATCGATAAAACATAGTTGATATACGGCCAGGGGTCATGCCGGCTCTCATGCCATCCCGCAGAACTTTGTTCAAGAGTTTCATAATAACGATCTTTATTCTGTTCGATCAATTTTTCAAGGCTTATATATCTACCTACTTCATAACCAATATGATAGCTTTGCAGAAGCATTAAAAGCCTTGAAACTCTGCCATTACCATCTCTAAAAGGATGAATACACAAAAAATCCAGATTAAATGCGGCAAGAGCGATCAGAGGAGGAACCCAGCGTTCTTTTAAGCAATCACCCCAAAGTTCTGTTAGATGACTTATATATTCAGGTGTTAGACCAGGTTCAACTGTTTTAAATCTGATACGCTCAGTTCCATCAGCGTATTTTTCAATAATATCACCTTGTTTCTCCTTGTACTTACCAGCATCCCAAATATCCCCGCGGGCATATTTGTGCAAATCCAGAATAGTCTTCTCGGATACTGACAAATCACTGCCATGTTTATGAACTAATTCCAAAGCCTGACGGTATCCTCTGATTTCTTCTTCATTTCTATCTTGTAAAAGGGATTTGCCAAAAATTACGGTACCGACTCTGGCTTGATTAATTTCAACACCCTCTATTCGATTAGAAGAGACCGCACTTTCGATAATAGCATGTTCTCGTAATGTTTTTAATTTCTGCGGTAATTGGCGAGTAAACAATTTCTGCTTGCCCAGGGCTTCTCCCAGATCCGTAAGATACCAGGAAGCTGACGTGGGTATTAATTCAATACCTTTAGCAAATATTCTTAGAGTATTCATTGTACTTGATCTTTAAGTGAAAAAAATTTTAGAAACACTACTTACAGAGTTCAAAGCCATCTTGAGTATCACCTTAAAACCCGGCATATAGCCTCATTTCTTTTCAAAAGCCATTGTACAAAAAAACTGCTCAATATCAACTGGTAACTTCAGCTTGCAGGATTACTTTTTCTATAGGATCGCATGAGCCTTACACAATTTCTTGCGACAAGGGGCTCCATATTGCCCTCAGTGCGTTGACGGTTGCACCACGGCTAATGTCAAATGCCTTTGTTAAATAGCTGTTAATCTCTCACTCACATATACTTACAAACAGTCTTGTCAGACGGTCGATCCATTAGTTATGTACCATCTGTAATTGTCAACCACTCATGAGACCGCTGAAAAACTCCAGATTTAGCCTTATTTGATCTTTCACAAGTGCATAGAATTGATGGTTTGGCGAAATTTGCGGGACAGGTGTAAGCCAATCGGGACAAAATTTGGGCGTAAAATCGCTCATTTTCTGTGTCAGGACGTACATTCCCCACTGTTCATTGGCACTGGCTTATAAATTTGTAGAATATCAGCCAGCTTTTTTCAGCCGGTAGCCGGTTATCCGGGCCTGGCGAAAATAGCGTGTTTCAATCTCGGTTGGCACAAACTTGGCATCACGTGCCGGTGCTTCAGGCAGGTTGCTGTTAAGCGGCGCTGAAAACAGGTCAGTAATGAGCGGGTCAAAATAGGTCATTTTGAAAGGAAGTTTTTGCCTTAGAGTCGTTATATTATCGATATTATCGAAAATATAACGGAGGTCTTTATGGCGAACTATCTAAAAATGACTAAAAGAAGTGTAATACAGACATTAAGAGAGCGTAACTGGTCTTGCAGGCGTATATCCAGAGAGCTTGGCATCCACCTGGATACGGTGCGTAAGTATGCAAAATCAGACAATGATAATTCAAAACAGGTCACTAACGCGCCTCCCGGGTCGGTGGCCCAAAGCTCAACCGGTCCGGTAAGCAATTGTGAGCCTTACCGTGAAATAATTAAGAACAAGCTGGATATGGGGCTCAGCCGCCGGCGTATATGGCAGGATCTTCGTGACGACCACGGCTCTGATGTCAGCTACCACAGCGTTCGCAGGTTTGTCAACCGCCTCAGTAAAAATTCGCCTGTTCCGTTCAGGCGTCTTGAATGCAGGCCCGGTGAAGAGGCTCAGATAGATTTTGGTACGGGTGCACCGGTAATAACGAAAGATGGCAGACGAAAAAGAACTCATGTAATACGGGTAGTGCTTAGCTTCTCCCGTAAATCCTACAGCGAGGCAGTTTTCAGGCAGACCGGCGATAACTTTATAAATTGCCTGGAAAACGCTTTTCACCACTTTGGCGGTGTTCCGCAAACACTGATAATAGATAATCTTAAAGCTGCTGTAAACAAAGCTGACTGGTATGATCCTGAGATACACCCAAAAATAGTGTCATTCTGCCGTCATTACGGTACCGCCATTTTACCCTGTAAGCCGTATACCCCAAGACACAAGGGTAAGGTTGAAAAAGCAGTAGCATATGTCAAAAATAACGCCCTCAAGGGCCGCAGCTTTAAGAGCCTCTCAGAGCAGAATCAGTTTCTTCTCAGCTGGGAGAGCCGTATTGCCGATACCCGTATTCACGGCACTACCCGCAAGCAGGTAGGCAAATTGTTCACAGAACAGGAAAAGCCTGCTTTATTGAGGCTTCCGGTTGGAAGGTTTCCTTCATTTACAGAAGCTCAGCGGTCCGTTCACAGGGACGGCCATATAGAGGTAGAGAGGACCTATTACTCGGTGCCTCCGGAATATACCGGCCGCAAGGTATGGGCAAGATGGGACGGCCATATGGTAAGAGTATTTAACCGCAGCATGGAGCAGATTGTTGTTCACGCTAAAGTTGAGCCGGGCAGATTCCAGACTCAGGACGGACATATTCATTCAGAGAAAAGAACAAAGATAGAAAACGGCGTTGTATGGATGCTTGAACGAGTCAGTCTGATAGGTGAGAATGCCCAGAGATGGGCCCGGCAGATGCTTGAGGCCAGAGGAATACCTGGTATCCGCGTACTTCTGGGCTTGCTGAATATGACCAATACCTATAACGGTAACAAAATCGATAATGCATGTAAAATAGCGTTAAGCCACAATGCTTTTCGATTGAAGACCATCAGGAGTATTATTAAACACGGCGGTGACAGGCAGCTCCAGATGGAATTTATAGATGAGCACCCTATTATCAGAGATATCTCCAGTTACGGAGAATTCGTAAGAGAGGTTCTGGGCTGAACAATAATCATAACTTATTCAGGAGCAGATTATTATGAACAATTCACTGCACAACACATTAAAATCACTAAGGTTGTCAGGTATGCTTGAGATACTTGAAGTTCGATTGCAGGAGGCAGCCGGCAACAGCCTCACTCATGCTGAGTTTTTAGAACTGATCCTGCAGGATGAGATGCTGGTCAGAAAGCATCGCCAGATCCAAAGGGGTATTAAGGCTGCCGGGTTTAGAGAACTCAAGACACTGGAGGAGTTTGACTGGCAGTTCAACACTTCGATTAAAAGAAGCCGGATATTTGATATGGCCACATGCCGCTTTATCAGTGAGGGCATTGATGTTTTGCTGCTTGGCCCGCCGGGTGTGGGCAAGAGTCATTTGTGTCAGGCGATAGGCTATCAGGCAGTCAAGGCAGGCATGGCTGTGCGGTACCGCTCGATATTTGATGTTGCCAGGGATTTTCTGCACGAAGATGCCTTTGCCTGTCAGGATAAGGTAATGAACAGATATCTCAAGCCGGAGCTGCTGATAATCGATGATATGGGCATCAAGCATCTGCCAAAACGCTGCGGCGAGTATCTGCTGGAGATCATTATGCGGCGATATGAAAACAAATCCACGATGATGACCTCCAACAGGCCGCTGGAAGACTGGGGCAAGCTCATTGGTGATGTACCATCGGCAACCGCAATCCTGGACAGGTTTTTGCATCATGCTGAGATCATCAACATCACAGGCCGCAGCTACCGTCTCAAGGACCGTGCCGAGCATGGTGCCTGTGAGAAAAGAGCCGGCCATGAAGGCTGACTCAGTCTTAACCGGCCTGTCCCGCCCGGCTTGCGGCGGCCAGGTTCCGACGAGCTTTTTGGGTGGCCCATTCTCACCCGGCCGCCGGTCCGGGCGAAACAGGCCTGGCGTATCTGCCCAATAACGTCGAAAATAATCGTTTTATCCAAATCCAACTTGACAAATGAAACTAAAAATAGTAAATAACAACTGGTTTAACTGACCCATTTTGAACGCGCTCATAGTGACCTAATTTAAAGCGCCGATTGACAGGTTGCCGAAGAATACATCATCAGGACGGTTCCCGTCTAATGCCATATGCGGCCGCCAGGCGTTATACCAGAATACAAATTCACTGCATAACTCATGCAGATGATCGATACCTCTGATGATTGGAACATGGTTGAGCCATTCTGATTTTAGGGTTAAATTTGCCCTTTCTGTTACAGCGATCGAACCTTTCTTCCCGATGGCTCCAAGTCGGTGTTTAATCCTGTTGTTATTCTTCAGGCACTCAGCGAAAGCCTCACTTATAAATACGCTGCCCTGATCGGAAATGATGTGCTTTGGAGAACCATACCTTTCTATGGCTTCATCCATGGCATTGATTACCCAGCCGGCATTGGGTCCTTCCAGCGGCACTGCAGCCATTATCTTGCGTGAAAAGTGATCGATAATAACGCAGACATGCACCTCTAATAAGCCCCATTTATAGACAATTGTAGTATCAATTGACCAAACATGGTTTGGGTACCAGGCAGGGATTGAACGGGACTCGGTTTCATCTTCTGTTTTCTTTGATTTGAGTGCTTTGCGTGGTGTTTTTCGCGGCTGCGGCCTGTTGAGTATATTCCTGACAGTCGAGGCTGAGAGAAAGATGCCCAGTAGTTTGAGCTGGTTGGCAACTCTGAACCTACCCCAGCCTGCATTTGATTTTGCTATCCGCCAGACCAGAGCAGCCAACTCGGCAGGTGTCTTATTAGCTGGGATAACTGCCTGTACCCTTTCTTCTATATTCTTGAGCCAGCGATAGAGTGTTGACCTGGCAATTCCAAGATGCTCTTTCACCCTTCGTCTTGGTATCTGAAAGGTTTCCATATAGCAGAGAATAAACAGCTTCTCGCGGATAGTATATCGCTTGCTATTGTTCCGTTTCAGAACGGCCTTCTGCAAGATAGACACCTGTATTTGAAGTTGACTAATCATATCACGAAGAAAGAGTATCTCTTTATCCTTCTCGTCAATGTCCATCCCGGCAAGTCGTTCGAGGCTACGTTTTCGAGCCCTTCCAGAAAACCCTGCAGCAAGTACTGCCGCCTTTATGATCAATCTCACAGCAATGTTGATAATCTCGATGTTTTGAGACATATTTTTCTGCTCATAATGTTTAACAAAGGTACAATTCCCATAAAACGAGCAATGAATTATTGTAAAATTACCTGAAAATGCAAAATGATGCAGTTGGACACATAAGTGACTATTATTTAATGAGATAAACTTTCGTTCTCGGGTGGCCCGATTGCCCTTGACAACTGCACAATGGCACAGAGCTTAGTCAACGCACCCCACGAGGCCATGAATTCAAATATTAGAAACAGATACTACGACATGATCATTTCTGTCTAATTCAAGGGTGATTTTTTTAGTCGATTCTGCAATGATTAAACTTTCGTTAATGTATTGCTGTATTTTATTGCTTATATTTTTAGGAGTAACGATAGAACCTTCTTTTATTATAATCCGACTATTATCAGAAGGTTTTATTAAGAGGTCACTTGTTTTTAAAATTCCACCATCAACTACTATGCTTGCATTTCTATGGGCAGGGGCGGCTAGGGTGAGATTTTCAGCTACTTCCAATATTTGGTTTGTGCTAATTAGTAACGAAGAATTGTTTTTAATTGAAAGATTTTTACAGTAAGCCTTATCTTTAGTCAAAACTACTGAACAATTCTCCCCAAGAGTAGCATTAGAGCTGCTGTCGGGCGTATTTCGCCACCAGTTTTTATTATTGTGCCATGAATTGTCGACAGAAGTCTTTTGCCACTCGCAATGCGGTGTAATGTTGCTGAGAATCTCTCCAGAAAGAGTTATGTCATTATGGGCATAAAACATTACACGCCCTGTCTCTTCACCAACCAGCAAGTCAAGTTTGCCATCGCCGTTAATATCAGAAGCAACTGGAGAACAGCTGTGTATTAACAGCCTGATTTGCTCGCCTTTGAAGAGAAAGACCTGGGGTTTTTCAAAGATCGGCAGGCCTCTCAGGTCCAGCTTACCACTGTTTTTCAAAAATAGTGGCATAGCCCCCACATTACCAAGAGAGCTTGGGAAGCCCCGTTTTTTGCTTGGTACAGAGCTTTCAAGCATTGTTCCAATTAAAAGGTCTTTATGGCCATCTCCATCCCAGTCGTCAAGCTGGAGCTTGAGCCTGCCGGTGCCGCCGGCGTAGCGATAGTTTGCGTCTATATAATTCTGATCTGTCAGGCGAAGTTTGCCGCCATCCTCAAGGTTATAGTTGTCAATTTTCCAGTACAGATGAACCTGGTCCTGGTCATCGAGCATGATATATGCCATTTTTTCGTTAATTTCACCAACTGCGGGTCTAACCCGCCAAGTACCAAATAATGGCATGCCTTTACAGTAAAGCGGTTGCCCGGAGCTAAGCAAAGGTTCTTTAGCTGTGCCCATGTTAACGTATAGCAGGTGTTCTGCAACGGAGCTTGACAGCAGTATATCTGGCAGGCCATTACCTGTCCAGTCTGCGACTTGCGGGCATGTGTAGCCCCATCTTGCCTCCAATGGTCCTTGTATTGAACCTCGGTAGCCTGGTTGAATTGATATTGCTTTTCCATCCGTCTTAATTTCAACGGGATTTGCAAAGCGGGGAGTTGTTTCTGTCCCGATATTCTTTGAGAATAGGACTTTACCGGGTGAGTTGCCTGCTATTATATCATCTTTGCCATCTCCGTCCCAGTCAACAACATTAATAACAGGTAAAGTTCCAAAGGTTAGATCTGCATTATGCTGTAAAGCAGGGCCCAGCAGCTTATAAACCGGGGTGTCATTCTTGTCAAACTGGCCGGTAAACTGGTAGTAGTAGAACCATCCTTCACAAGATACCAGCAAATCAGAAAGCCCCGTCTTATGGTTTGGGTAGGCTATTGGCGAGGGATTAACCGTTGGGTGGCGAATTGCAATTCCATCAGGGCCCGGTATAAGTGTCATTGGTTCAGGTATAAAGCTGTCTTTGCTGGTATTTCTATAATAACAAAGATTGCCCAATACACTGCCGCTAACGAAGTCTTTTTCCCTGCCGGAACCAAGATTAACAGCAGTGTTGGACCAGCCGTGATTAAGATAGCTTGGCTGTGAGTCCAGTGATATTTTTCTGAAGTTTGTAAAAGGTCCTTTGAGTATGTCATCGGTCGAAACCGCGTAGAGGTAAGCTTTGGGTAGTTCGCCTCGCCATATACCAGCTCCATCATAAGGGTCAAAAACGTTACCGCGGGTGTGCATCCGCACTGCCTGCTCTCCCATATAGTTTCCCGTCGATACTGAAAAGATTAGTTCTGCGGCCTTTTCATTGTGTCTTATGGCAGCAAGGGCTCCGTCCAGTTTGACAGGACTGGTTTGCTTTCCAGTTTTATTAGCAAACTTAATAATTTCCGTTTTTTCAAAAGCCAGGGTATCTCTGTTGAATGTTGTGTAAAGCAGCTCTCCTGGAGCAGTCCAGATGCAATAGACTTTGTTGTTATTATTCTGGAAGAGGTATTTTGGGGTATACTTCTTAGGTATATCATGTTGGACATATATGGGTTGCCCAAAAATAGCTCTGCCGTCGCTGTGGTTTCCCTCAAAGCTGTAATATACAATTTTAATTTTCCAACTGAAGTGTTCGGTGTATTGTATAAAGATGTCAGGTCTGTCAGATTCAGGGTTGGAGTTGACATAGGCTGTGCCGAGCAGTTTATTGCCAAGTCCCGGCCCGCTAAAAGGAGCCGCTTTTCCCCCGGCGGGTAGTGGTTTGCCGCTTTCAAGAGTCAAATTCCTTTTAGAGTCTGCTGCAAAAACTGTAGCAAAAACGGCTGAGATCAATGCCATAAAGACAAAAACTTTGGTAAGTAACCTTCTCATACAATCTTCCTGTCTTGAGTTTGATTTGAATGTGTCTTCGGAGTTCCCAATTTTGGTCGCGTTTAATTTATTAAGTTTTGGCTTGAGTTAGAAAGCGATAGTCATAGCGGTTTACTTATCGCCGATTTGAGTACCTTTGACCCATTCTATGTGCATATCACCCATAGCAGCATTAGTGCCACCACTTTTCCCTTGAGAATGGCTTTTGTAGTTCATAAATGCAACACCAGTGGTAGTTCCATTGACGATAACACCATCAGAGCCCATGAATTCGCCGGCTCCGCAGTAGAAAATCGTAGCATCTGCCATAGAGTTTGCTCTTGACCTGTGAAGGTCTATTTTGGACCAGTTTGCAGGTTTAAGTTTAGTGTAATTTTGTAGTGGACTTGGAATGCCTGCAGAATTTTTAGGTGCTGAGCTGTAGTCCCACCAGTTCAAAACGCCGAATTTCCTTATGCCGTCCGGCGGTGATGAGGTTGTAAGGCCAATTTCATCATTTTTTTTCTTGGGCCAGAGATGGGTAAGATAGGTCTCTGCATAGGTTTCCAATATGTAATTCTTGTAATTTCTGCCGTCGTATTCAATTAAGCCGGATTCTTTCCAGAGTTTGGTGTTATCGAGGTTTTTACCTCTATTGAAGGGGCAAACAAAGAATTTTGGCAGGTATTTCTGGTAATATTGTGAGACTCTTCCTGGGCCCCCAAAGAAAAAAGATCTTTCGTTCCACCCTTCTGGCAGGCCGATGCCAGCATAGTCTTTTAAAGCCATTGACATCATGTAACCCTTTGGAGGGGCATAGTTTGCGGCCCATATATTCAAGACAACGGGAACCTTGGCTTCGTTATCTGTTCTGTAAAGAGTAACAAGTGTTGCAATCTGTTTGCTATTAGCTTTGCAGGTTAGTACTTTGGCAGAGTTCCTGACTTTTGACAATGCGGGCATTAGAATAGCCATAAGAAGTGCTATAATCGATATTACAACTAATAACTCAATAAGAGTGAAACCATACTTTAATTGCGGAAATCTGTTTTTACCGTACATGAAAAACTCCTGAAACCTAATATTTGAATTATTATATTTTTATTTAAAGTTTAATACTGACAGGCGAAATAGTCAAGAATATTCTTGAAATATTTAGGTTTTTTCAAGAATATTTTTCGTTTATCCGTGAATTATTCTTGACACCATGGCAGTTTCTGATAGAATTAGTCTATGTCAATGGTCAAAGTAGCAAAAATGGCAAAAGTTTCTCAGGCAACTGTTTCGCGTGTATTCAACGGCAATCCAACAGTTAGCCGGGAATCTGTCGAAAATGTCAAGAGGGCTGCGGCTCTTCTGGGCTATAAAGCAAAACGCAAGCCTCGTACCAGTACTTCTGGTGTATTAAAGGTTGCAGCTATAAGTCTTGGTAGCGAGGAAATGGCTGCTTTTTTTGGCGGTCACAGCATTTGTATCGAAAAGATTGAACGCGAACTTGCAAAAAACAACGTCGAACTCTTACGATTTAACGTTACCGATGTAGCTTCAATACCTGCAGTGATATTATCTGGGGAAGTTTCAGGTTTGATACTAACCGGCTACACTCTTGACTTTGAAGTTCTTGAAAAGCTTGAAAGCTTTCCCAAAGTCTGGCTAAATTCTCATACCACCAAAGATGGTGATGTGATATTACCAGGTAATGTTGAGATTGGAAAGCTGGCACTTGATTATTTCTTAAAAAGAGGACATAGCAAACTTGGTGTTCTTAATGCGTACCTGGCAAACCCGGCTGTAGTGAGTCGTTGTGAGTACTTCAAACATGCTGCGAGTCTTGCCGGGGTGAAAGTTACAGATTTTATCTATAAAGGGCTAAAATCGCAGAATTGGCAGGAATTTGAGCAAAATGTAGAGGTGCTTGTAAAGGAATTTATTAAATCTGACAACAGACCTACTGCTGTCTTTGTGCCGGTTGATACAGAGGTTGCACTTGTGTATCGTTTTTTTACCAAGTATGGTATTAAAATTGGTAAGGGTGGGGTAGAAATTCTCGGGTGTGATAATGATACTGCAACCCGCGTAGCTCTGTACCCCAGACCTTCTACCATTGATATTGGGACCGAAATACTTATCCGTCAGGCAGTACAATTGCTGCTCTGGCGTATTGAGTCTCCTAATGTTGACAGGAATATTAGTATTGTCGTAGAGCCAAAATTGATTTTAGGTGAAGTTTAAATATAATTTGGATCCATATCCATAATTCTTTAAAATGTTGTTGTTTATTTTAACAAGGATGTTCTCATGAATAAAAAATTTTTGTTGGTAATTGTAATGACGTCTCTGGGATTTGCTCTCACAACTGACGCTACGACACTTGCTTATTGGAAATTTGAGGAAGGCCAGGGGCAAACTATTGCAAATGAGATTGCCGGCGGCAACAGTCTCGTGAGAGGTATAGATATCAATGATACTAACGACCCGGCGTGGGCCGATGGTATTGTTGATGATTATGCCTTGAACTATGCTGACGGTCAGTGGTGCAGCTTTGCCGAAGCTGATGGTGCTGAAACTCTCAGTAGTCAAATGCTCGCTTCGAGTTTTACGGTCGAGGCATACTTTAACATGGACTCATTGCCTGAGAACGGTTATGCAGAAGGTTATCATGTGGTCGGCCTTTTCAATAGACAAGCTAATTCCGATGGCTACTGTGGTGGTTGGGCCAACTATGCTATACGTTTAAGAACTGCAGATGATGGTGCTACATATGCTGAGGGTTACTTTACCAACGTTGGCGGTTCATACCCAACCGTTACTTCGGTTGTGCCCCTTAGAGCCGGAAAGGATTATTATGTTGCTTTCTCATTTGATTCTTCTACAGGTA
Proteins encoded:
- a CDS encoding type II secretion system protein, with the translated sequence MYGKNRFPQLKYGFTLIELLVVISIIALLMAILMPALSKVRNSAKVLTCKANSKQIATLVTLYRTDNEAKVPVVLNIWAANYAPPKGYMMSMALKDYAGIGLPEGWNERSFFFGGPGRVSQYYQKYLPKFFVCPFNRGKNLDNTKLWKESGLIEYDGRNYKNYILETYAETYLTHLWPKKKNDEIGLTTSSPPDGIRKFGVLNWWDYSSAPKNSAGIPSPLQNYTKLKPANWSKIDLHRSRANSMADATIFYCGAGEFMGSDGVIVNGTTTGVAFMNYKSHSQGKSGGTNAAMGDMHIEWVKGTQIGDK
- a CDS encoding LacI family DNA-binding transcriptional regulator, which produces MSMVKVAKMAKVSQATVSRVFNGNPTVSRESVENVKRAAALLGYKAKRKPRTSTSGVLKVAAISLGSEEMAAFFGGHSICIEKIERELAKNNVELLRFNVTDVASIPAVILSGEVSGLILTGYTLDFEVLEKLESFPKVWLNSHTTKDGDVILPGNVEIGKLALDYFLKRGHSKLGVLNAYLANPAVVSRCEYFKHAASLAGVKVTDFIYKGLKSQNWQEFEQNVEVLVKEFIKSDNRPTAVFVPVDTEVALVYRFFTKYGIKIGKGGVEILGCDNDTATRVALYPRPSTIDIGTEILIRQAVQLLLWRIESPNVDRNISIVVEPKLILGEV
- a CDS encoding FG-GAP repeat domain-containing protein is translated as MRRLLTKVFVFMALISAVFATVFAADSKRNLTLESGKPLPAGGKAAPFSGPGLGNKLLGTAYVNSNPESDRPDIFIQYTEHFSWKIKIVYYSFEGNHSDGRAIFGQPIYVQHDIPKKYTPKYLFQNNNNKVYCIWTAPGELLYTTFNRDTLAFEKTEIIKFANKTGKQTSPVKLDGALAAIRHNEKAAELIFSVSTGNYMGEQAVRMHTRGNVFDPYDGAGIWRGELPKAYLYAVSTDDILKGPFTNFRKISLDSQPSYLNHGWSNTAVNLGSGREKDFVSGSVLGNLCYYRNTSKDSFIPEPMTLIPGPDGIAIRHPTVNPSPIAYPNHKTGLSDLLVSCEGWFYYYQFTGQFDKNDTPVYKLLGPALQHNADLTFGTLPVINVVDWDGDGKDDIIAGNSPGKVLFSKNIGTETTPRFANPVEIKTDGKAISIQPGYRGSIQGPLEARWGYTCPQVADWTGNGLPDILLSSSVAEHLLYVNMGTAKEPLLSSGQPLYCKGMPLFGTWRVRPAVGEINEKMAYIMLDDQDQVHLYWKIDNYNLEDGGKLRLTDQNYIDANYRYAGGTGRLKLQLDDWDGDGHKDLLIGTMLESSVPSKKRGFPSSLGNVGAMPLFLKNSGKLDLRGLPIFEKPQVFLFKGEQIRLLIHSCSPVASDINGDGKLDLLVGEETGRVMFYAHNDITLSGEILSNITPHCEWQKTSVDNSWHNNKNWWRNTPDSSSNATLGENCSVVLTKDKAYCKNLSIKNNSSLLISTNQILEVAENLTLAAPAHRNASIVVDGGILKTSDLLIKPSDNSRIIIKEGSIVTPKNISNKIQQYINESLIIAESTKKITLELDRNDHVVVSVSNI